One Solea senegalensis isolate Sse05_10M linkage group LG13, IFAPA_SoseM_1, whole genome shotgun sequence DNA segment encodes these proteins:
- the LOC122780144 gene encoding dual specificity protein kinase CLK2-like: MMGVDDSSRGSRRDAVDSKPDVVQTTGSFNLSEHCTSSETETSQEENSLRLESASLGDSGVGADDDNDDGGGGRSDRAASCEDDGEGHLVYHVGLVMKDRYQVVSPLGAGAFGKVVKCIDRETGEHVAVKIVRNIDCFREVARSEIAVLEEINALDDDNRFACVRMLDRFDHEGHVCIVFELLGLSTFEFLRQKHFRPYTVEQIRHMAFQIFRAICFLHRNKLTHTDLKPENILFVNDQKEIKLRSPDVKVVDFGTATFDHEHHESVVSTRHYRAPEVILDLAQSCDAWSLGCASHGIKIDFLSFQTHNSEEHLAMMEKVLGPIPSHLLKQTRKQHYVHNERLNWDESSSSDDYIGKHCKPLTQCMQRKSEEEQQLLDLVACMLEYDVCRRITLEEALWHPFFSPVRAQKQRTLS, encoded by the exons ATGATGGGAGTCGATGATAGCAGCCGTGGTTCCCGGAGAG ATGCTGTTGACTCCAAACCTGACGTCGTTCAAACGACAGGAAGCTTCAATCTGAGCGAACACTGCACCTCCTCAGAAACAGAGACCTCA CAGGAGGAGAACTCACTCCGCCTTGAATCGGCGTCTCTTGGCGACAGCGGCGTGGGtgctgatgatgacaatgatgatggaggaggagggaggagcgaCAGGGCAGCGAGCTGTGAGGACGATGGAGAGGGACACCTGGTCTACCACGTCGGCCTCGTGATGAAAGACAGAT ACCAGGTGGTTTCTCCACTGGGAGCTGGAGCCTTTGGAAAAGTAGTGAAGTGCATCGACAGAGAAAC AGGCGAGCATGTCGCTGTGAAGATTGTGAGGAACATCGATTGTTTCCGCGAAGTCGCGAGGTCCGAGATCGCAGTGTTGGAGGAGATCAACGCGCTGGATGACGACAACAGATT CGCTTGCGTGCGGATGCTGGACCGCTTCGACCACGAGGGTCACGTCTGCATCGTGTTCGAGCTGCTCGGCCTCAGCACCTTCGAGTTCCTGCGACAGAAGCACTTCAGGCCGTACACCGTGGAGCAGATCCGTCACATGGCCTTCCAGATCTTCAGAGCCATCTGCT tcCTGCATCGTAAcaagctgacacacacagacttaaagCCAGAGAACATCCTGTTTGTGAACGACCAGAAG gaaaTAAAGCTGAGGAGTCCGGATGTGAAGGTGGTAGATTTTGGCACGGCCACGTTTGACCATGAACATCATGAATCTGTGGTGTCGACACGACACTACCGAGCTCCCGAGGTCATACTGG ATCTCGCCCAGTCATGTGACGCTTGGAGTCTGGGCTGCGCTTCTCATGGA ataaagattgacttcctgtcctttcAGACCCACAACAGTGAAGAACATCTGGCCATGATGGAGAAAGTCCTCGGACCAATTCCGTCCCACCTGCTGAAACAGACCag aaAGCAGCACTACGTGCACAATGAGCGCCTGAACTGGGACGAGAGCAGCTCATCCGACGACTACATCGGGAAACACTGCAAACCACTGACG CAGTGCATGCAGAGGAAGAGcgaagaggagcagcagctgctggaccTGGTCGCCTGCATGTTGGAGTACGACGTGTGCCGACGCATCACCCTGGAGGAGGCGCTGTGGCACCCGTTCTTCAGCCCTGTGCGGGCGCAGAAGCAGAGGACACTCAGTTAA
- the LOC122779696 gene encoding glucose-dependent insulinotropic receptor, with translation MTPDCMDGEDSTAQDDVRPRVMGVILSVAACLIVSTNLLVAAALLKLLLKKSSQSWCFVLNLALADALVGVAITGLATEDFNIDGVPQSQRSQVTADPPTNATAPAHGKTRCLIRMAFVMSPCTASIMSMFLISLDRYAAIKMPLRYSLLSGKGTAVGSLLTLWISAFTVGFMPVMVWQLQSEGYDGFCAFFSVIHGEGIIVLFSVCFFPVLSVFVYIYLDILKIARSHQRQIRQAREAGSRTAEHHGNQHYQQHQLRSGYWSHVKALRMVAVLVGCFLALWCPFFLTCIVHLLCKSCKLTHVLENYLWLLGLSNSLINPLVYAFWQREVRLQLAAMFTCCSDRSSSAGPPGVSGRYDPRTPVQEQDGAGGGDAIIPALLQPITCNHETHAVASSTTTRS, from the exons ATGACTCCCGACTGCATGGACGGAGAAGATTCCACGGCCCAAGACGACGTGAGGCCTCGGGTGATGGGTGTGATCCTGAGCGTCGCCGCTTGCCTCATCGTCTCCACAAACCTGCTGGTGGCGGCCGCTCTGCTGAAGCTGCTCCTGAAAAAGAGCAGCCAGAGCTGGTGTTTCGTCCTCAACTTGGCACTGGCCGACGCCCTGGTGGGTGTAGCCATCACCGGCCTGGCGACAGAAGACTTCAACATCGACGGTGTCCCTCAGAGCCAGCGCAGCCAAGTCACCGCTGACCCTCCCACAAATGCCACAGCCCCTGCGCACGGGAAGACCCGCTGTTTGATCCGGATGGCGTTTGTGATGTCGCCCTGCACGGCGTCCATCATGTCCATGTTCCTGATCTCACTGGACCGCTACGCCGCCATCAAGATGCCACTGCGGTACTCGCTGCTGTCTGGGAAGGGGACGGCGGTCGGATCCTTGCTGACTCTGTGGATTAGCGCCTTCACTGTGGGATTTATGCCAG TGATGGTGTGGCAGCTGCAGTCCGAGGGCTACGACGGATTTTGTGCCTTCTTCTCTGTCATTCATGGCGAGGGCATCATCGTCTTGTTCAGCGTGTGCTTCTTCCCTGTGCTCTCTGTTTTCGTCTACATCTACCTGGACATCCTGAAAATCGCCCGCAGCCACCAGAGGCAAATCCGCCAGGCCCGAGAAGCGGGTTCCAGGACGGCTGAGCACCACGGCAATCAACATTATCAACAGCATCAGCTCCGAAGTGGTTACTGGAGTCATGTCAAGGCCCTGAGGATGGTAGCAGTGCTCGTGGGCTGCTTCTTAGCGCTCTGGTGCCCCTTCTTTTTGACGTGCATCGTGCACCTTCTGTGTAAAAGCTGCAAACTCACTCATGTGTTGGAGAACTATCTTTGGCTGCTCGGACTCTCCAACTCCCTGATCAACCCCCTGGTGTACGCCTTTTGGCAAAGGGAGGTGCGGCTGCAGTTAGCGGCCATGTTTACCTGCTGTTCGGACAGGTCGTCATCGGCTGGACCACCAGGTGTTTCAGGGCGGTATGACCCTCGGACACCGGTGCAGGAACAGGATGGTGCTGGTGGGGGAGATGCCATTATCCCGGCATTGTTGCAGCCAATTACCTGCAACCATGAGACTCACGCTGTGGCATCATCCACCACGACCAGATCATGA
- the slc25a14 gene encoding brain mitochondrial carrier protein 1 isoform X1 produces MFVDMLCNVRLHHWVDLCVGGLLLFLAGLQQVEAAAAAADMTTLNWKPFIYGGMASIVAEFGTFPIDLTKTRLQVQGQSQYTEVRYRGMFHALFRIGKEEGIRALYSGISPALLRQASYGTIKIGTYNSLKRLFVTNPEDETMVINVFCGVVSGVLSSSLANPTDVLKIRMQAQGSLLQGSMMSNFMNIYQTEGTRGLWRGVIPTAQRAAIVVGVELPVYDITKKHLLRSGAMGDTILTHFISSFTCGLAGALASNPVDVVRTRMMNQRVLSGGPMYKGTLDGVMQTWRNEGFFALYKGFWPNWLRLGPWNIIFFITFEQLKKLPF; encoded by the exons ATGTTTGTCGACATGTTGTGTAATGTGCGCTTGCATCACTGGGTTGACCTGTGTGTGGGCGGACTGCTTTTGTTTCTAGCGGGGCTGCAGCAGGTGGAAGCCGCAGCAGCCGCCGCGGACATGACCACCCTCAACTGGAAGCCCTTCATCTACGGAGGCATGGCCTCGATTGTCGCAGAATTCG GGACATTTCCCATTGACTTGACGAAGACCCGGCTTCAGGTGCAGGGTCAGTCCCAGTACACCGAGGTGCGCTACAGAGGCATGTTCCACGCCCTCTTCAGGATCGGCAAAGAGGAGGGAATCCGGGCACTGTATTCTGG GATTTCCCCTGCTCTGCTGAGACAAGCCTCGTACGGGACGATCAAGATCGGGACATACAACTCTCTGAAGAGGTTGTTTGTCACTAATCCTGAAG ATGAGACCATGGTCATCAATGTCTTCTGTGGTGTCGTGTCCGGAGTCCTGTCCTCCTCACTGGCCAACCCCACTGACGTCCTCAAG atcaGAATGCAGGCTCAGGGCAGTTTGCTGCAGGGCAGCATGATGTCCAACTTCATGAACATCTACCAGACAGAAGGCACCAGAGGGCTGTGGAGA GGTGTCATTCCCACAGCACAGCGAGCCGCCATTGTGGTCGGGGTGGAACTTCCCGTCTATGACATCACCAAAAAGCACCTGCTTCGCTCCGGTGCTATGGGCGACACCATCTTGACCCATTTCAT TTCAAGTTTCACGTGCGGCCTGGCAGGGGCGCTGGCTTCCAACCCAGTCGACGTGGTCCGGACCCGCATGATGAACCAGCGGGTTCTGTCCGGAGGCCCCATGTACAAAGGGACGCTGGATGGAGTGATGCAGACGTGGAGGAACGAGGGCTTCTTTGCCCTGTACAAGGGTTTCTGGCCAAACTGGCTGCGACTGGGGCCCTGGAACATCATC TTCTTCATCACCTTCGAGCAGCTGAAGAAACTCCCGTTTTAA
- the slc25a14 gene encoding brain mitochondrial carrier protein 1 isoform X2, with amino-acid sequence MTTLNWKPFIYGGMASIVAEFGTFPIDLTKTRLQVQGQSQYTEVRYRGMFHALFRIGKEEGIRALYSGISPALLRQASYGTIKIGTYNSLKRLFVTNPEDETMVINVFCGVVSGVLSSSLANPTDVLKIRMQAQGSLLQGSMMSNFMNIYQTEGTRGLWRGVIPTAQRAAIVVGVELPVYDITKKHLLRSGAMGDTILTHFISSFTCGLAGALASNPVDVVRTRMMNQRVLSGGPMYKGTLDGVMQTWRNEGFFALYKGFWPNWLRLGPWNIIFFITFEQLKKLPF; translated from the exons ATGACCACCCTCAACTGGAAGCCCTTCATCTACGGAGGCATGGCCTCGATTGTCGCAGAATTCG GGACATTTCCCATTGACTTGACGAAGACCCGGCTTCAGGTGCAGGGTCAGTCCCAGTACACCGAGGTGCGCTACAGAGGCATGTTCCACGCCCTCTTCAGGATCGGCAAAGAGGAGGGAATCCGGGCACTGTATTCTGG GATTTCCCCTGCTCTGCTGAGACAAGCCTCGTACGGGACGATCAAGATCGGGACATACAACTCTCTGAAGAGGTTGTTTGTCACTAATCCTGAAG ATGAGACCATGGTCATCAATGTCTTCTGTGGTGTCGTGTCCGGAGTCCTGTCCTCCTCACTGGCCAACCCCACTGACGTCCTCAAG atcaGAATGCAGGCTCAGGGCAGTTTGCTGCAGGGCAGCATGATGTCCAACTTCATGAACATCTACCAGACAGAAGGCACCAGAGGGCTGTGGAGA GGTGTCATTCCCACAGCACAGCGAGCCGCCATTGTGGTCGGGGTGGAACTTCCCGTCTATGACATCACCAAAAAGCACCTGCTTCGCTCCGGTGCTATGGGCGACACCATCTTGACCCATTTCAT TTCAAGTTTCACGTGCGGCCTGGCAGGGGCGCTGGCTTCCAACCCAGTCGACGTGGTCCGGACCCGCATGATGAACCAGCGGGTTCTGTCCGGAGGCCCCATGTACAAAGGGACGCTGGATGGAGTGATGCAGACGTGGAGGAACGAGGGCTTCTTTGCCCTGTACAAGGGTTTCTGGCCAAACTGGCTGCGACTGGGGCCCTGGAACATCATC TTCTTCATCACCTTCGAGCAGCTGAAGAAACTCCCGTTTTAA